A region of Staphylococcus sp. IVB6181 DNA encodes the following proteins:
- the yabA gene encoding DNA replication initiation control protein YabA — protein MERKDLMERLLRLETNVQQLYQDTAELKTIAVELIEENVALEVENNHLKRLIGRSQEGTSEPDTDDTKLEQKSKEKKKPRLSSKENLAILYQEGFHICKGDLFGKHRNGEDCLFCLQTLEEQS, from the coding sequence TTGGAACGCAAAGATTTAATGGAGAGACTATTGCGTCTTGAAACCAATGTACAGCAATTGTATCAAGATACGGCAGAGTTGAAGACGATTGCGGTGGAACTGATCGAAGAGAACGTGGCTTTAGAAGTGGAAAATAATCATTTAAAGCGTTTAATCGGACGTTCTCAAGAAGGAACATCAGAACCTGATACAGATGATACTAAGCTTGAACAAAAGTCAAAAGAGAAAAAGAAACCGCGCTTAAGCAGTAAAGAAAACTTAGCGATTTTATATCAAGAAGGTTTCCATATCTGTAAAGGCGATTTATTCGGTAAACATCGTAATGGCGAGGATTGCTTATTTTGTTTACAAACTTTAGAAGAGCAGTCGTAA
- a CDS encoding stage 0 sporulation family protein yields MLQVVGVQFQKAGKLEYYAPAEEAELCCGDRVVVESKRGVEVGDVKDAALEVDEQDVTLPLKPIIRVATENDLEQCACNEEDAEKALDFCKESIEQLGLEMRLVNCEYTLDKSKVIFNFTADDRIDFRKLVKILASRLRTRIELRQIGVRDEAKLLGGIGPCGRSLCCSTFLGDFEPVSIKMAKDQNLSLNPTKISGACGRLMCCLKYENDHYEAAREQLPDVGTKIETPEGQGTVVGLNMLDISMQVKVEGLEQPLEYSVEDLEAIY; encoded by the coding sequence ATGCTTCAAGTCGTTGGCGTTCAATTCCAAAAAGCCGGAAAATTAGAATACTATGCACCTGCAGAAGAAGCAGAACTTTGCTGCGGTGACAGAGTAGTTGTGGAATCAAAGCGCGGTGTAGAAGTAGGTGATGTGAAGGATGCTGCTTTAGAAGTAGATGAACAAGATGTCACATTACCGTTAAAACCGATTATCCGTGTAGCGACTGAGAATGATTTAGAACAGTGTGCCTGCAATGAGGAAGACGCAGAAAAAGCATTGGATTTCTGTAAGGAATCTATTGAACAATTAGGGTTAGAAATGCGTTTAGTCAATTGTGAATATACATTGGATAAATCGAAGGTCATTTTCAACTTTACAGCTGATGATCGTATCGACTTTAGAAAGTTAGTTAAAATCTTAGCATCAAGACTAAGAACACGTATTGAATTGCGGCAAATCGGGGTGCGCGATGAAGCTAAATTGTTAGGCGGCATCGGACCTTGCGGCCGTTCATTATGCTGTTCGACATTCTTAGGCGACTTTGAACCTGTCTCTATTAAAATGGCAAAGGATCAAAACCTGTCATTGAACCCTACAAAAATTTCCGGTGCATGCGGCCGATTAATGTGCTGTTTAAAATATGAAAACGATCATTATGAAGCTGCAAGAGAGCAGCTGCCGGATGTCGGAACGAAAATTGAGACACCAGAAGGGCAAGGGACAGTTGTCGGTTTGAATATGCTTGATATTTCAATGCAAGTCAAAGTCGAAGGGTTAGAACAACCTTTAGAATATTCAGTAGAAGATTTAGAAGCAATCTATTAA
- a CDS encoding DNA polymerase III subunit delta' C-terminal domain-containing protein, with protein sequence MDELSRLTNAYQSGKLSHAYLFEGDDAQTMQQTAMAFAKLILCNDNETCQAKVDAFNHPDFRYVTTEETNLKKEKIETLVHAMNQLPVEGSHKVYIINGFEKLTVQGENSILKFLEEPPENTIALLLSTKPEQILSTIHSRCQHVYFKPMSQAQLVERLKEQEISKPIAQMLSTYTTQIEEARALNEEYDLANLRKNIINWCQLLLTNRTMALIALVDLMKAAKNKKLQQLTLSVVNAFFQDIMHEKAQTPGHLVFSELETDIKQYAQRLTYGQLTHMYDHITEAHKKLTQNVNPTLVFEQIVIKGVG encoded by the coding sequence ATGGATGAATTATCACGATTGACCAATGCGTATCAATCTGGAAAGCTTTCGCATGCCTATTTGTTTGAAGGCGATGATGCACAAACAATGCAGCAGACGGCAATGGCATTTGCGAAGTTGATATTATGTAATGACAATGAGACATGCCAAGCGAAAGTTGATGCCTTCAACCATCCGGATTTCAGATATGTAACAACTGAAGAAACCAATCTGAAGAAGGAAAAGATTGAAACATTGGTTCACGCGATGAATCAACTTCCTGTGGAAGGTTCGCATAAGGTATATATCATTAATGGATTTGAAAAATTAACAGTTCAAGGTGAAAACAGTATTTTAAAATTCTTAGAAGAACCGCCTGAAAATACAATTGCATTATTGTTATCTACAAAGCCTGAACAAATATTGAGTACGATTCATTCCCGCTGTCAGCATGTGTACTTCAAACCGATGTCGCAAGCTCAGCTGGTCGAGCGTTTGAAAGAACAAGAGATTTCAAAGCCGATTGCACAAATGTTAAGTACATATACCACACAGATTGAAGAGGCACGCGCATTGAATGAAGAATATGACTTAGCGAATTTGCGCAAGAATATTATCAACTGGTGCCAGTTGCTGCTGACAAATCGCACAATGGCTCTGATTGCATTGGTGGATTTGATGAAAGCAGCTAAGAATAAGAAGCTGCAGCAATTGACACTTTCAGTGGTCAACGCCTTTTTTCAAGATATTATGCATGAGAAAGCACAAACACCAGGACATCTCGTCTTTTCTGAATTGGAAACAGACATTAAGCAATATGCACAACGTTTAACATATGGTCAATTGACGCATATGTATGATCATATAACGGAAGCACATAAGAAATTAACTCAAAATGTGAATCCGACACTTGTATTTGAACAAATCGTAATCAAGGGGGTGGGCTAA
- a CDS encoding cyclic-di-AMP receptor encodes MKMVIAIVQDQDSQELSDQLVKNNFRATKLATTGGFLRAGNTTFLCGVDDDKVDDLLNVINKTCGNREQLVSPITPMGGSADSYIPYPVEVEVGGATVFVMPVDAFHRF; translated from the coding sequence ATGAAAATGGTAATTGCAATTGTTCAAGACCAAGATAGTCAAGAGTTGTCTGACCAACTCGTCAAAAATAATTTCCGAGCTACCAAACTCGCAACTACAGGTGGATTCCTTCGCGCAGGAAATACAACTTTCCTTTGCGGTGTTGACGATGACAAAGTAGATGATTTACTTAATGTCATCAACAAAACATGCGGAAACAGAGAACAACTTGTATCGCCAATTACGCCAATGGGCGGCAGCGCAGACTCATACATTCCTTATCCAGTAGAAGTAGAAGTCGGCGGCGCAACAGTTTTCGTTATGCCTGTTGATGCATTCCACAGATTTTAA
- the tmk gene encoding dTMP kinase: protein MSAFITFEGPEGSGKTTILQRVSERLSEQFDILTTREPGGVPAAEQIREILLEGEAVDDRTEALLFAASRREHLVEKVIPALNTGKVVLCDRYIDSSLAYQGYARGIGVDEVRAINEFAINGLYPDLTIYLDITAETGRERIQSNARNMNRLDHESIAFHQRVIEGYHQLIEQDSKRYAVIDANQSIDAVVDAAYKAITQYLEKDA, encoded by the coding sequence ATGTCAGCATTTATCACATTTGAAGGACCGGAGGGTTCTGGCAAGACAACAATTTTACAGCGCGTTTCTGAACGTTTAAGCGAACAATTTGATATATTGACGACAAGAGAACCGGGAGGTGTGCCGGCTGCAGAACAGATTCGTGAAATTTTATTAGAAGGCGAAGCTGTCGATGACCGTACGGAAGCTTTATTGTTTGCGGCATCGCGCAGAGAACATTTAGTTGAGAAAGTCATCCCTGCCTTAAACACAGGCAAAGTTGTGCTTTGCGATCGTTACATTGACAGTTCGCTTGCATATCAAGGTTATGCAAGAGGTATTGGTGTAGACGAAGTACGTGCGATTAATGAATTTGCGATTAATGGTCTCTACCCAGATTTAACAATTTATTTAGATATCACTGCAGAAACAGGAAGAGAACGTATTCAAAGCAATGCCCGCAACATGAATCGTTTAGATCATGAGAGTATTGCCTTTCATCAAAGGGTAATTGAAGGGTACCATCAATTAATTGAACAAGACTCAAAACGTTACGCTGTCATTGATGCGAATCAATCAATTGATGCGGTGGTCGATGCGGCATATAAAGCAATCACACAATACTTAGAAAAAGACGCATAA
- a CDS encoding lysine decarboxylase, whose product MNLPLNHKLETWLEEQPISFHVPGHKNMTIGSLNAMDLAMDITEITDFDDLHHPEAVLKESMAAIDKHPEYDAYYLVNGTTSGILSVIQAAAQQQQPVIMGRNVHKSVFHGLDLAQTTADILPMTLSEATQQYKAPLTMDNQEKHSLAIVTYPNYYGETFDIQTFIQQQHACHTPVLVDEAHGAHFGLPGFPHSSLTYGADYVVQSYHKSLPALTMSSVIFIHKSAPYREQVLEYLTYFQSSSPSYLLMAGLERAHHFYKMYDSTQFFEKRRRLMHALSAKGFEVCEMDDPLKLTVAYPGYFGYEVQQWLEAQHIYLELADEQQGLLVLPMWHEGDRFPFDLLLERLQAIQLPHAIKGQNTPCPSMPKTAGIYQPAAITHMKSAALESTAGKTLAQHIVPYPPGIPVFYKGEVVSGEMIEVMENWLAQGIRVEGITNRTIKIKDE is encoded by the coding sequence ATGAATTTGCCCTTGAATCATAAGCTAGAGACATGGCTTGAAGAACAACCGATTTCATTTCATGTCCCCGGACATAAAAATATGACAATCGGCTCATTAAATGCAATGGATTTAGCGATGGACATTACCGAAATCACTGATTTTGATGATCTCCATCATCCAGAAGCAGTATTAAAAGAAAGTATGGCAGCGATAGATAAACATCCTGAATATGATGCATATTATTTAGTGAATGGTACAACTTCAGGAATACTGTCAGTGATTCAAGCAGCTGCACAGCAACAACAGCCGGTAATCATGGGACGCAATGTACATAAATCAGTTTTTCATGGTTTGGACTTAGCACAAACAACAGCTGATATCTTGCCGATGACACTGAGTGAAGCTACACAACAATATAAAGCACCGCTGACAATGGATAATCAAGAGAAACATAGTCTGGCGATAGTGACGTATCCGAACTATTACGGCGAAACGTTTGATATACAAACCTTTATTCAGCAGCAGCATGCGTGTCATACACCTGTACTAGTAGATGAAGCACATGGTGCGCATTTTGGATTGCCTGGATTTCCACATTCTTCATTAACTTATGGTGCAGATTATGTGGTGCAGTCGTATCATAAAAGTCTGCCTGCACTGACAATGAGCTCAGTTATCTTTATACATAAATCAGCACCTTATCGCGAACAGGTGCTTGAGTACTTAACGTATTTTCAATCTTCCAGTCCGTCGTATTTATTGATGGCTGGTTTAGAACGTGCTCATCATTTCTACAAAATGTATGATAGTACGCAGTTTTTTGAAAAGCGCCGCCGTCTCATGCATGCATTGTCAGCGAAAGGGTTTGAGGTTTGCGAAATGGATGATCCGCTGAAGTTAACGGTGGCATATCCAGGTTATTTTGGCTATGAAGTGCAGCAATGGCTGGAAGCACAGCATATTTATCTTGAATTGGCAGACGAGCAGCAAGGATTGTTAGTCTTGCCGATGTGGCATGAAGGGGATCGCTTCCCGTTTGATTTATTATTAGAACGTCTTCAAGCGATACAACTGCCGCATGCGATAAAAGGGCAAAATACACCATGTCCTTCTATGCCGAAAACTGCAGGGATTTATCAACCGGCAGCAATTACACATATGAAAAGTGCCGCACTTGAGTCAACCGCCGGTAAAACACTCGCACAGCATATTGTCCCTTATCCGCCAGGCATTCCAGTCTTTTATAAAGGTGAGGTTGTCAGCGGTGAAATGATTGAGGTTATGGAAAATTGGTTAGCACAAGGCATCAGAGTTGAAGGTATCACAAATCGAACTATAAAGATTAAGGATGAATAA
- the recR gene encoding recombination mediator RecR: MHYPEPISKLIDSFMKLPGIGPKTAQRLAFHVLDMKEDDVVQFAKSLVDVKRELTYCSVCGHITEEDPCYICQDKQRDRSVICVVEDDKDVIAMEKMKEYKGLYHVLHGAISPMDGIGPEDINIPSLIERLKDDEVKELILAMNPNLEGESTAMYISRLVKPIGIKVTRLAQGLSVGGDLEYADEVTLSRAIAGRTEM; the protein is encoded by the coding sequence ATGCATTATCCAGAACCGATTTCTAAACTGATTGATAGTTTCATGAAATTGCCAGGCATTGGGCCCAAGACGGCGCAACGTCTGGCATTTCATGTATTAGATATGAAAGAAGACGATGTCGTTCAATTTGCGAAGTCATTAGTTGATGTGAAACGCGAACTGACTTATTGCAGTGTTTGCGGTCATATTACTGAAGAAGATCCTTGTTATATCTGCCAAGACAAACAGAGAGACCGTTCTGTTATTTGTGTGGTTGAAGATGATAAGGATGTTATCGCAATGGAAAAAATGAAAGAATACAAAGGTCTTTATCATGTATTGCATGGTGCGATTTCTCCAATGGATGGTATAGGACCTGAAGATATAAATATTCCTTCATTAATAGAACGATTAAAAGATGACGAAGTTAAAGAATTGATTCTTGCAATGAATCCTAACCTTGAAGGTGAATCTACAGCTATGTATATTTCACGACTTGTGAAGCCGATTGGTATTAAGGTTACACGATTAGCACAAGGTTTATCAGTGGGCGGAGATCTAGAATATGCCGATGAGGTGACTTTATCGCGTGCGATTGCAGGAAGAACAGAAATGTAA
- a CDS encoding YbaB/EbfC family nucleoid-associated protein: MRGGGNMQQMMKQMQKMQKKMAEEQEKLKDERVKGTAGGGMVTVTVTGHKEVVDVEINEEAVDPDDVEMLQDLVLAATNEAMNKADELTSERLGKHTKGLNIPGM; encoded by the coding sequence ATGCGCGGTGGCGGAAATATGCAACAAATGATGAAACAAATGCAGAAAATGCAAAAGAAAATGGCTGAAGAGCAAGAAAAATTAAAAGATGAACGAGTAAAAGGTACTGCAGGCGGCGGTATGGTTACAGTTACAGTAACTGGTCATAAAGAAGTCGTAGATGTAGAGATTAATGAAGAAGCGGTCGACCCAGATGATGTTGAAATGCTTCAAGATTTAGTGTTAGCAGCAACAAACGAAGCGATGAACAAAGCAGATGAACTCACATCAGAACGTTTAGGCAAACACACTAAAGGCTTGAACATTCCTGGAATGTGA
- the dnaX gene encoding DNA polymerase III subunit gamma/tau: MNYQALYRMYRPQSFEDVVGQEHVTKTLRNAIAKGKQSHAYIFSGPRGTGKTSIAKVFAKAINCPNSVDGEPCNECEICKSITQGSNSDVIEIDAASNNGVDEIRNIRDKVKYAPSQSKYKVYIIDEVHMLTTGAFNALLKTLEEPPAHAIFILATTEPHKIPPTIISRAQRFDFKAIGLEQITDRLRYVAQSQNIAFDEETITFIAKASEGGMRDALSIMDQAIAFGDEHLTLQDALNVTGSVDEASLNELMNDVANGEVKDAFVRYHQFIKDGKEVNRLINDLIYFVRDTIMNKTAQQDAEYDALMRFDLDTLYKMIDLINDTLVSVRFSVNQNVHFEVLLVKMAELIKSGGEAPAVSEAPAAAQPAAPATNDVNSALLQRLEHLEQELHALKQQGGTQVNTPPKQQSSSRGRRKSKNSFSMTQIAKVLDNANKEDIQLLKEHWQEVIDHAKNNNQKALVSLLQNSIPVAASEKSVLVQFEAEIHCEIVNEDDEKRKNLEEVVRSIINKDVKVVGVPADQWLQVRSEYIKNRKRGNTSNGGNAEAEQAAPKNDDIVQKAKDMFGEDTVHVMDEE; this comes from the coding sequence GTGAATTATCAAGCTTTATATAGAATGTATCGGCCGCAAAGCTTTGAAGATGTGGTCGGACAAGAGCATGTAACGAAAACACTCCGCAACGCAATCGCTAAAGGCAAGCAATCGCATGCGTATATTTTCAGCGGACCCAGAGGTACGGGTAAGACAAGTATTGCGAAAGTATTTGCGAAAGCGATCAACTGTCCTAACAGTGTTGACGGAGAACCCTGCAATGAATGTGAAATATGCAAGAGTATCACACAAGGTTCCAACTCGGATGTGATTGAAATTGACGCCGCAAGTAATAATGGTGTCGATGAAATCAGAAACATTCGTGATAAAGTTAAATACGCACCATCACAATCTAAGTATAAGGTCTACATTATAGATGAGGTGCATATGCTGACGACAGGTGCATTTAACGCACTGTTGAAAACATTAGAAGAACCGCCGGCACATGCTATCTTTATCCTGGCGACGACTGAACCGCATAAAATCCCGCCGACTATTATTTCACGTGCGCAACGTTTTGATTTTAAAGCAATAGGTTTAGAACAGATTACAGATCGTTTGCGCTATGTGGCACAGTCTCAAAATATAGCGTTCGACGAAGAGACCATTACCTTTATTGCGAAGGCTTCTGAAGGCGGTATGCGTGACGCGTTAAGTATTATGGACCAAGCCATTGCATTCGGTGATGAACATTTAACGTTGCAAGATGCTTTGAATGTGACAGGCAGCGTAGATGAAGCTTCATTAAATGAATTGATGAATGATGTCGCAAACGGCGAAGTGAAAGATGCATTCGTGCGTTACCATCAATTTATTAAAGACGGCAAAGAAGTGAATCGTTTAATCAACGATTTGATTTACTTTGTACGTGATACGATTATGAATAAAACAGCACAACAAGATGCAGAATATGATGCATTGATGCGTTTTGATTTAGATACACTGTATAAAATGATAGACCTCATCAATGACACATTAGTCTCTGTACGCTTTAGTGTGAATCAAAATGTACACTTTGAAGTCCTGCTGGTTAAAATGGCAGAACTCATTAAATCCGGCGGAGAAGCGCCAGCTGTATCAGAAGCACCCGCAGCTGCACAACCTGCAGCCCCAGCAACAAATGATGTAAACAGTGCATTGCTTCAACGGTTAGAACACTTAGAACAAGAATTGCATGCGTTGAAACAGCAAGGCGGTACACAAGTCAATACGCCGCCTAAACAACAATCTTCTTCAAGAGGACGCCGCAAGAGCAAGAACAGTTTCTCTATGACTCAAATTGCAAAAGTCTTAGATAATGCGAATAAAGAAGATATTCAATTGTTGAAAGAGCATTGGCAAGAAGTAATTGATCATGCGAAGAATAACAATCAAAAAGCATTGGTCAGTCTATTGCAAAATTCAATTCCTGTTGCGGCAAGCGAAAAGAGTGTGCTTGTACAATTTGAAGCAGAGATACACTGCGAGATTGTTAATGAGGACGATGAAAAACGTAAAAATTTAGAAGAAGTCGTACGCAGTATTATCAATAAAGATGTTAAAGTCGTAGGAGTGCCTGCAGATCAATGGCTGCAAGTACGTTCTGAATATATTAAAAACCGAAAGCGCGGCAACACATCGAATGGCGGCAATGCTGAGGCAGAACAAGCTGCACCGAAAAATGATGATATTGTGCAAAAAGCTAAGGATATGTTTGGTGAAGATACTGTACATGTCATGGATGAAGAATAA
- a CDS encoding GNAT family N-acetyltransferase: protein MQIFLGTVTENDYPVIAHLKDKKDSEGLFEGEYYEDNLRELRQLPNYNHDFEMIARTDDNEIVGHILLMQELIRNEEDIQRPLMIKSLSVKEDYREYGIGKALVEAAESRAKEAGYNEIIVEGEPDYFRSLGFVPLTDFSVEVPEGEAIDQYSVYLLWDTLDANPQGQLIFENEV, encoded by the coding sequence ATGCAGATATTTCTAGGTACAGTAACAGAGAACGATTATCCAGTCATTGCACACTTGAAAGATAAGAAAGATAGTGAGGGACTCTTCGAAGGGGAATATTATGAAGATAACTTGCGTGAATTACGTCAATTGCCAAACTATAATCATGATTTTGAGATGATTGCACGTACAGATGATAATGAAATCGTCGGTCATATTTTGTTAATGCAAGAATTGATTCGAAATGAAGAGGATATCCAACGTCCTTTAATGATTAAGTCACTGTCAGTAAAAGAAGATTATCGTGAATATGGAATCGGCAAAGCATTAGTCGAAGCTGCAGAGAGCCGAGCGAAAGAAGCGGGTTATAATGAAATTATTGTAGAAGGAGAGCCTGATTATTTCAGATCGCTTGGGTTTGTACCATTAACAGATTTTAGTGTAGAGGTGCCTGAAGGGGAAGCTATCGACCAGTATAGTGTTTACTTATTATGGGATACATTAGATGCAAATCCGCAAGGACAATTGATTTTTGAAAATGAAGTGTAG
- a CDS encoding LysR family transcriptional regulator codes for MNFAQLHHVKAIAETGSITKAATLLHITQSALSQSISNLETSLGIKLFQRQKSGTTLTPLGKNIYPLILDMLEQEENLYEKIDTLNSNMDGSLSIATVPSLFMTIVPSVLAAFKRDNPNIDVQITEAENHEVRQSVVNGEVDIGLYTVLQEGDLEVTGAHYAPLFSSGFTAIVPKDSKLAYLSKLSLSDIKGFPFILYDRNFYKQNIKKFEEKNNAINLLFSTNNVGVLFNSVAEGLGMSILSDLMVESTPFYQRNMITTVPIGAPFNQMIEYGVLYMEDSEKQKQITEFAKYLVDAAKSNS; via the coding sequence ATGAACTTCGCACAATTGCACCATGTGAAAGCTATTGCAGAAACAGGCTCTATTACTAAAGCCGCAACTTTGCTTCACATTACACAGTCCGCTTTAAGCCAGTCGATATCCAACCTAGAAACTTCACTCGGAATCAAACTCTTCCAAAGACAAAAGAGCGGTACGACACTGACACCGCTTGGGAAAAACATCTATCCCCTTATATTAGATATGTTGGAACAAGAGGAAAATTTATATGAAAAAATCGATACACTCAATTCGAATATGGATGGTTCGCTTTCAATTGCGACCGTACCTAGTCTATTTATGACAATTGTCCCAAGTGTATTAGCCGCTTTCAAAAGAGACAATCCTAATATTGATGTACAGATTACAGAAGCTGAAAATCATGAAGTCCGCCAATCTGTTGTAAATGGTGAAGTAGACATCGGTTTATATACCGTGCTTCAAGAAGGCGACTTAGAAGTTACAGGGGCACATTACGCCCCTTTATTCTCAAGCGGCTTTACTGCCATTGTGCCTAAAGACTCTAAACTTGCCTATCTCAGCAAACTGTCGCTCAGCGATATTAAAGGATTCCCCTTCATTCTATATGATCGTAATTTCTATAAACAGAACATCAAAAAGTTCGAAGAAAAGAACAACGCTATCAACTTGCTGTTCTCTACTAATAATGTCGGTGTACTCTTCAACTCTGTCGCTGAAGGGCTTGGCATGAGTATCTTATCCGATTTAATGGTAGAAAGTACTCCCTTCTATCAACGCAATATGATTACAACCGTTCCGATAGGTGCACCTTTTAACCAAATGATTGAATATGGTGTACTTTATATGGAAGATTCTGAGAAACAAAAACAAATCACTGAGTTCGCAAAATACTTAGTAGATGCTGCGAAATCTAATAGCTAG
- a CDS encoding transposase, protein MSQAMTVKIKLEPNKKQLELIQQSSRLYIDTVNTLVAEMVEVQTQSKKTTKHIHVPLNSSVKNQAIRDAKSVFKRAKKTQYQKIPVLKRPIIVWNNQNYTINHTSISVPFIVKGKSKRIEIKAHISDYERNVIEKAGKLGTLRITRKGTDYVAQIAVETPVKQPAGIKTMGVDLGVKIPAVCCTDDHKVKCVGNGRENKYIRRKHNTRRKKLGKAKKLNAIKKSRNKEQRWMNDKDHKASREIVDFAIQHNVGIIKLEKLANIRKQTSKSRKNNHSLSNWSFYRLTKYIEYKANLAGIKVEYVDPKYTSQQCPKCGHKNKAKDREYKCCNCGYKSHRDIVGAENIIHAPVLDGNSQVA, encoded by the coding sequence TTGAGCCAAGCAATGACAGTTAAAATCAAATTAGAACCTAACAAAAAACAACTAGAATTAATCCAACAATCATCACGCTTATATATTGACACCGTTAATACACTCGTTGCTGAAATGGTTGAAGTACAGACACAATCAAAGAAAACCACCAAGCATATTCATGTACCTTTAAACAGCAGTGTCAAGAATCAAGCAATCAGAGATGCTAAGTCAGTTTTTAAACGAGCTAAGAAAACACAATATCAAAAGATACCTGTTTTAAAAAGACCTATTATTGTATGGAATAACCAAAACTATACCATCAATCATACAAGTATAAGCGTTCCATTTATTGTAAAGGGCAAGTCTAAAAGAATTGAAATTAAAGCTCATATTTCGGACTACGAAAGAAATGTAATTGAAAAAGCCGGTAAATTAGGAACGTTGCGTATCACCCGAAAAGGAACAGACTATGTCGCACAAATTGCAGTTGAAACACCTGTTAAACAACCCGCAGGCATTAAGACTATGGGTGTTGATTTAGGTGTTAAAATACCTGCGGTATGCTGTACAGATGACCATAAAGTAAAGTGTGTCGGCAACGGCAGGGAAAATAAATATATAAGACGCAAACACAATACCAGACGCAAGAAATTAGGCAAAGCCAAAAAACTGAATGCTATAAAAAAATCACGAAATAAAGAACAACGCTGGATGAATGACAAAGACCATAAAGCCAGCAGAGAAATTGTAGATTTTGCTATTCAACATAATGTAGGAATCATCAAATTAGAAAAATTGGCCAACATCAGAAAACAGACCAGCAAAAGTCGAAAAAACAATCATTCATTAAGTAATTGGTCATTCTATAGATTAACAAAATACATTGAGTACAAGGCAAACTTAGCAGGTATTAAAGTTGAATATGTTGATCCTAAATATACAAGCCAGCAATGTCCGAAGTGCGGCCATAAAAATAAAGCAAAAGACAGAGAATACAAATGCTGCAACTGCGGCTATAAAAGTCATAGAGATATTGTAGGTGCTGAAAACATCATTCATGCACCTGTACTTGATGGTAACAGTCAAGTAGCCTAG
- the tnpA gene encoding IS200/IS605 family transposase, with the protein MENNYRRTKTTVSLIQYHFVFCPRYRRKIFLNARLDHRFKALINEIASKHDFKILAVETDKDHCHLFLNALPTYSPSDIMAKIKGGTGRILREEFKELNAMPNLWTRSYFVSTAGNVSSETIKQYVENQRKR; encoded by the coding sequence ATGGAAAATAATTATAGAAGAACAAAAACAACTGTAAGTCTAATCCAGTATCATTTTGTATTTTGCCCAAGATATAGAAGGAAAATATTTCTGAATGCAAGATTAGATCATAGATTTAAAGCGCTGATAAACGAAATAGCGAGCAAGCATGATTTTAAAATATTGGCGGTAGAAACGGATAAAGATCATTGCCATTTATTTTTAAATGCGCTTCCAACTTATAGTCCGTCAGATATTATGGCAAAAATCAAAGGAGGAACTGGAAGAATATTAAGAGAGGAGTTTAAAGAGCTTAACGCAATGCCTAATCTATGGACGAGAAGTTATTTTGTATCAACGGCAGGAAATGTTTCTAGCGAAACAATCAAGCAGTATGTAGAAAACCAAAGAAAAAGGTGA